The Streptomyces sp. V3I8 genome window below encodes:
- a CDS encoding AAA family ATPase, with protein MKTSTLPRQRLKTFMATREEILAWIDENGCLVIAVGVLKGGTGKTTSAIFFALYLAVMLGLKVVVVDTDDNSQTVDNWYRIREQRDEKVAFDIVSYDPKDEEGSDLDDVIEALKEEYQVVIVDSGGAGKEAYWEMCKVANMLVLPVAPSGFEISRIKASLRQASKGTKANSALRVSVYLVRCSGNNTLAEEQRPVLQAIVSAEDPAKVQVSLVPEEFQISGSPDYIRSWETTPKRPHLEEFGHLFRHLMKGIVA; from the coding sequence GTGAAGACCTCTACGCTGCCCCGGCAGCGCCTCAAGACGTTCATGGCCACACGAGAAGAAATCCTGGCCTGGATCGACGAAAACGGCTGCCTCGTCATCGCCGTCGGCGTCCTCAAGGGAGGCACCGGCAAGACGACCAGTGCGATCTTCTTCGCGCTCTATCTGGCCGTCATGCTCGGCCTCAAGGTCGTCGTGGTCGACACGGACGACAACTCCCAGACCGTCGACAACTGGTACCGGATCAGGGAACAGCGGGACGAGAAGGTCGCCTTCGACATCGTCTCCTACGACCCCAAGGATGAAGAGGGTTCCGACCTCGACGACGTCATCGAGGCCCTCAAGGAGGAGTACCAGGTCGTCATCGTCGACAGCGGCGGCGCGGGCAAGGAGGCCTACTGGGAGATGTGCAAGGTCGCCAACATGCTGGTCCTGCCCGTTGCTCCGTCCGGCTTCGAGATCTCCCGCATCAAGGCCTCGCTCCGCCAGGCATCCAAGGGCACCAAGGCAAACTCCGCCCTTCGCGTCTCCGTCTACCTGGTGAGGTGCTCCGGCAACAACACCCTCGCCGAGGAGCAGAGGCCGGTCCTTCAGGCCATCGTCAGCGCAGAAGATCCCGCCAAGGTGCAGGTGTCTCTGGTGCCTGAGGAGTTCCAGATCAGCGGCTCCCCGGACTACATCCGCTCCTGGGAGACCACCCCGAAGCGACCGCACCTCGAAGAGTTCGGTCACCTGTTCCGCCACCTGATGAAGGGAATCGTCGCCTGA
- a CDS encoding baseplate J/gp47 family protein — protein sequence MAVSRDDIVTQLRDALLISDPEIDTSVGTPLRKIMDAFSASLADAYIENHLLSYAYDIDSKSDADLDAFTSLFGISRIPSRRAFGTVTFSRTGDLTPTVFIPVGTEVASSSDTALIVQLVTGATMMPGSASVTVPVQAVAAGPEGNLGAGVATVVTSPIQGVNSVVNTAALTGGTSRETDTELRARWKATVFRSMAGTEQMYLGVALDDTDCYAAQVVGSSKTRSEILQVPLSGATPAQITDAKYVYSNPVNVAKADGTPLVKDYDYTWIPSNPPQLTGLSTAFPAAGELLTVEYQYLPVVSRNDPAANITNRVDLFTGGTRAQAAQASLIFKQDKKWQTVSSVDLYTGHWLRADQTRPEALNVFIPLPFGPILTVPTTITIGATTYGRATKANPLGTVTSGITYAYQIVHEDTVDGWTPTSRFGLEWHRNYLPANGTAFVVGGNGDYTYNEVPASVQDAVNRWRLAGIDAKVHQAKQRWLRFALGVMYTASSTGAVASVQDAIRTALSDYLNRMGFNSNIQISDVLAVVHQVPGVDNCRLLHGSDVIGYSSANPSASIVGMQQIAPDSAPESGALTSYVEAATGRAKDIYFQDDELPVLGAVVFKTLARNSFGVL from the coding sequence ATGGCAGTCTCTCGCGACGACATCGTCACCCAGCTGCGGGACGCGCTGCTGATCTCCGATCCAGAGATCGACACCTCCGTCGGCACGCCCCTGCGCAAGATCATGGACGCGTTCTCCGCCTCCCTGGCCGACGCGTACATCGAGAACCACCTGCTGTCGTACGCGTACGACATCGACTCGAAGAGCGACGCGGATCTGGATGCGTTCACGTCCCTCTTCGGCATCTCTCGGATCCCGTCCCGGCGGGCGTTCGGCACGGTGACGTTCTCCCGGACCGGAGACCTGACGCCGACCGTCTTCATCCCGGTCGGGACCGAGGTCGCCTCGTCCTCGGACACGGCGCTGATCGTGCAGCTGGTGACCGGGGCGACGATGATGCCCGGGTCGGCGTCGGTCACGGTGCCGGTGCAGGCGGTGGCGGCCGGGCCGGAGGGGAACCTGGGGGCTGGTGTGGCTACGGTCGTCACCTCGCCGATCCAGGGGGTCAACTCGGTGGTCAACACCGCCGCGCTGACCGGCGGCACGAGCCGGGAGACGGACACCGAGCTGCGGGCCCGGTGGAAGGCTACGGTCTTCCGGTCCATGGCCGGGACGGAGCAGATGTACCTGGGCGTCGCGCTGGACGACACCGACTGCTACGCGGCCCAGGTGGTCGGCTCCTCGAAGACCCGCTCGGAGATCCTGCAGGTGCCGCTCAGCGGCGCCACGCCCGCGCAGATCACCGACGCGAAGTACGTCTACAGCAACCCGGTGAACGTGGCGAAGGCGGACGGCACTCCGCTGGTGAAGGACTACGACTACACGTGGATCCCGAGCAACCCGCCGCAGCTGACCGGGCTGTCCACGGCGTTCCCGGCCGCCGGTGAGCTGCTGACCGTCGAGTACCAGTACCTGCCGGTGGTCAGCCGCAACGACCCGGCGGCGAACATCACCAACCGGGTGGACCTGTTCACCGGCGGCACCCGGGCCCAGGCCGCCCAGGCCAGCCTGATCTTCAAGCAGGACAAGAAGTGGCAGACGGTCTCCAGCGTGGACCTCTACACGGGGCACTGGCTGCGCGCGGACCAGACGCGGCCGGAGGCGCTGAACGTCTTCATCCCGCTGCCGTTCGGGCCCATCCTGACAGTGCCCACGACCATCACCATCGGGGCGACGACGTACGGCCGGGCGACGAAGGCGAACCCGCTGGGGACGGTGACGAGCGGCATCACGTACGCGTACCAGATCGTCCACGAGGACACCGTGGACGGCTGGACGCCGACGAGCCGGTTCGGGCTGGAGTGGCACCGCAACTACCTGCCCGCCAACGGCACGGCGTTCGTGGTCGGCGGGAACGGCGACTACACCTACAACGAGGTCCCGGCCTCGGTGCAGGACGCCGTCAACCGGTGGCGGCTGGCGGGCATCGACGCAAAGGTGCACCAGGCCAAGCAGCGCTGGCTGCGGTTCGCGCTGGGTGTGATGTACACGGCGTCGTCCACCGGCGCGGTCGCCAGCGTGCAGGACGCCATCCGTACGGCACTGAGCGACTACCTGAACCGGATGGGCTTCAACTCGAACATCCAGATCAGCGACGTCCTGGCGGTCGTCCATCAGGTGCCCGGGGTGGACAACTGCCGCCTGCTGCACGGCAGCGACGTGATCGGCTACAGCTCGGCGAACCCGAGCGCGTCCATCGTCGGTATGCAGCAGATCGCGCCGGACAGCGCCCCCGAGTCCGGCGCGCTGACGTCGTACGTCGAGGCCGCCACCGGCCGGGCGAAGGACATCTACTTCCAGGACGATGAGCTGCCGGTCCTGGGCGCCGTGGTCTTCAAGACCCTGGCCCGCAACTCCTTCGGGGTGCTGTGA
- the thyX gene encoding FAD-dependent thymidylate synthase — MTQITIRNDVTAELVKHAAEDTDVTFAARVSTIGGESRFNEATEEDSGLINYLMRDRHGSPFEHNSMTFYVEAPIFVFREFMRHRVGFSYNEESGRYRKLEPVFYVPAPDRKLVQKGKPGRYEMVEGTEEQFLMTRDLLAENSYECYHMYLTLLEAGVAREVARVVLPLNTFSSMYVTCNARSLMHFLGLRTTHPDAKVPSFPQREIEMVAELMEAKWAKLMPLTYEAFNKNGRIAP, encoded by the coding sequence TTGACCCAGATCACCATCCGCAACGACGTCACCGCCGAACTGGTCAAGCACGCCGCCGAGGACACCGACGTCACCTTCGCCGCCCGCGTCTCCACCATCGGTGGAGAGAGTCGCTTCAACGAGGCGACCGAGGAGGACAGCGGCCTGATCAACTACCTGATGCGCGACCGGCACGGCAGCCCCTTCGAGCACAACTCGATGACCTTCTACGTCGAGGCGCCGATCTTCGTCTTCCGCGAGTTCATGCGCCACAGGGTCGGATTCTCGTACAACGAGGAGAGCGGCAGGTACAGGAAGCTGGAGCCGGTCTTCTACGTCCCTGCGCCGGACCGCAAGCTCGTCCAGAAGGGCAAGCCGGGCCGGTACGAGATGGTCGAGGGCACGGAGGAACAGTTCCTCATGACCCGGGACCTGCTGGCCGAGAACTCGTACGAGTGCTACCACATGTACCTGACGCTCCTGGAGGCGGGCGTCGCGCGCGAGGTCGCCCGTGTGGTGCTGCCGCTCAACACCTTCAGCTCGATGTACGTCACCTGCAACGCGCGGTCGCTGATGCACTTCCTGGGCCTGCGCACGACGCACCCCGACGCGAAGGTGCCGTCCTTCCCCCAGCGGGAGATCGAGATGGTGGCCGAGCTGATGGAGGCCAAGTGGGCCAAGCTGATGCCGCTCACCTACGAGGCCTTCAACAAGAACGGCCGCATCGCACCGTAG
- a CDS encoding HD domain-containing protein: MITLEEADGFAAEAHLGQTDKIGVPYIEHVRAVAAGLAPFGWELQMAGLLHDIVEDTPWTFERLLQRGVPASVVRIVEFVTNDDRSYTEKLKRIATDRDATLVKIADNAHNSRPDRVRALSPAQRERLEAKYAKARSILWPAASSASIEMIISIVNPALKRQLLEEAPMLWP; encoded by the coding sequence GTGATTACCCTCGAAGAAGCAGACGGCTTTGCCGCAGAGGCCCACCTTGGCCAGACCGACAAGATCGGCGTCCCGTACATCGAGCACGTCCGCGCGGTGGCCGCCGGTCTTGCCCCCTTCGGCTGGGAGCTGCAGATGGCCGGGCTCCTGCACGACATCGTCGAAGACACCCCCTGGACCTTCGAGCGGCTCCTGCAGCGTGGCGTTCCGGCCTCCGTCGTCAGGATCGTCGAGTTCGTCACGAACGACGACAGGTCCTACACAGAGAAGCTGAAGCGGATCGCGACCGACCGTGACGCCACGCTGGTGAAGATCGCCGACAACGCCCACAACAGCCGTCCTGACCGAGTCCGAGCGCTCTCCCCAGCACAGCGCGAGCGCTTGGAGGCGAAGTATGCGAAGGCCCGCTCCATCCTGTGGCCTGCTGCCAGCTCCGCGAGCATCGAAATGATCATCTCCATCGTCAATCCGGCGCTCAAGCGCCAGCTGCTGGAGGAAGCGCCCATGCTCTGGCCCTAG
- a CDS encoding fibronectin type III domain-containing protein, whose protein sequence is MAATDQSSTYETDGAIGTKGAPVPAPVPVTQPDTSGVGLVNSNGWAPANTGLTESPETLASTVVSVEPPYKAPPGPVPGGNKDTTLTDSPVGNGTDGNALNAALALTGTQETGSFGAVPAGSALLPVAPAAPTLISGDRFVRVSWAAVADPHASAKVTQYVVEGDTGGHTYAPRAASPTVKVENVTGGRPQKYRVAAVNKNGHGPFGPWSVASVSPTNEDLVRPTSLAADNAVNPIYRQDGTIVPGSYGRPTAPGKPTVAAGATTTANVTWTAPTSGQPSGGYDVKASSGQTVHVGPALLTANVPGLTLAASVTFTVTAVGQLASTVSPASNAFTVV, encoded by the coding sequence ATGGCCGCGACGGATCAGAGCAGCACGTACGAGACTGACGGTGCCATCGGCACCAAGGGCGCTCCGGTCCCGGCTCCGGTCCCGGTCACGCAGCCCGACACCAGCGGTGTGGGCCTGGTGAACAGCAACGGCTGGGCCCCGGCCAACACGGGCCTGACGGAGTCGCCGGAGACCCTGGCGTCGACCGTCGTGAGCGTGGAGCCGCCTTACAAGGCGCCTCCCGGCCCGGTGCCCGGCGGCAACAAGGACACGACGCTCACGGACAGCCCGGTCGGCAACGGTACGGACGGCAACGCGCTGAACGCGGCGCTGGCCCTGACCGGAACCCAGGAGACTGGCTCGTTCGGGGCGGTCCCGGCCGGATCCGCGCTACTGCCGGTCGCTCCGGCCGCGCCGACGCTCATCTCCGGGGACCGCTTCGTACGGGTCTCCTGGGCGGCCGTGGCCGACCCGCACGCCTCCGCCAAGGTCACGCAGTACGTCGTCGAGGGCGACACCGGCGGCCACACGTACGCGCCGCGCGCGGCCAGCCCGACGGTGAAGGTCGAGAACGTCACCGGCGGCCGTCCGCAGAAGTACCGGGTGGCGGCCGTGAACAAGAACGGCCACGGCCCCTTCGGTCCGTGGTCGGTGGCGTCGGTGTCGCCGACGAACGAGGACCTGGTGCGGCCCACGTCGCTGGCGGCCGACAACGCGGTGAACCCGATCTACCGCCAGGACGGCACGATCGTGCCGGGCTCGTACGGGCGCCCCACCGCCCCGGGCAAGCCGACGGTGGCGGCCGGTGCGACGACCACGGCCAACGTGACATGGACGGCGCCGACGTCCGGGCAGCCGTCGGGCGGCTACGACGTCAAGGCGTCGTCGGGCCAGACGGTCCACGTCGGTCCGGCCCTGCTCACGGCGAACGTGCCGGGCCTGACGCTCGCGGCGTCGGTGACGTTCACCGTGACGGCCGTGGGTCAGCTGGCCTCGACGGTGTCTCCCGCGTCGAACGCGTTCACCGTGGTTTAG
- a CDS encoding C40 family peptidase: MVPIPNFVMAPGVKVYIATERNGIIDVSDDLVDGEMIRRSDGVSSFRFSLQNVRRKYDGILSPNDRVAVQMKRLKWVQVYTGYLNKVPLVTAWPRVVHLTSSCSLKRLQYWYWDSHAEASQMMVRQALEDAGKESGVSDGGMTNVALTVLKKVVGWPASKVHITKIPGNWYGVVETLAKQIDAELDEADKVARALYDSLGPASVGSGGAGGDASSLTGKYGGFNSSEQKSNAATIYTVGKQKGGSTRDCIIAIMTAMQESGLNNLDHGDRDSVGLFQQRPSQGWGTRAEIMTPSYAAGKFFEALFKIKGRNSMELWEVCQAVQRSGHPRAYEKHEKPATAMVKDLEKGGGSEAEGASLDSKPQGTSSGLAFAQMGVNFCKKYPNIPYTQKYGGTQMAVLSKNPPPGLDCSSFVQSMYLRTMGSLYNVPRVASAQYAFCKPVSVAKALKTPGALVFKGGSPGSIHHVEVSLGDGKNTVGAHSSRANPQVGVGPALPASYWDYGGFLPRLAYTTGAGSVIFEGTDGTEGALPSDIQVVELVTGADAPGYNPKDPFDKMFGDNAWLPISTAENDPNYAMAQMLAGPRALLNDQPLLPYLKNLFNSTMRSFCSAPNGDLIAWYPDYYGMWGAAAKMVIQPIEVQDFEVSWSDDYMVTHQYVVTSPQGSTNTFDPSTGTAQSITQDYLATAAIFTTGVVSIDFPGVWKALFGMDMTEKQAKKYADDIKKRFGARPDYQQLPGLVGPKAALFAAIFLFMRQFAYQYQASVPLTFMPELYPGMIIQIPEFNFQAYVTTVTHSFKFGPDGYFNTSVQIAAPARLTGDKKLLGLPMAGGA, translated from the coding sequence GTGGTCCCCATTCCGAACTTCGTGATGGCGCCGGGCGTGAAGGTCTACATCGCGACCGAGCGCAACGGGATCATCGACGTCTCGGACGACCTGGTCGACGGCGAGATGATCCGCCGCTCGGACGGCGTGAGCAGCTTCCGTTTCAGCCTGCAGAACGTGCGCCGGAAGTACGACGGCATCCTGAGCCCGAACGACCGCGTCGCCGTGCAGATGAAGCGGCTGAAGTGGGTGCAGGTCTACACCGGCTACCTCAACAAGGTGCCCCTGGTCACCGCGTGGCCGCGCGTGGTGCACCTGACGTCCTCGTGCTCGCTCAAGCGCCTGCAGTACTGGTACTGGGACAGCCACGCCGAGGCCTCGCAGATGATGGTCAGGCAGGCCCTGGAGGACGCGGGCAAGGAGTCCGGCGTCTCGGACGGCGGCATGACCAACGTGGCGCTGACGGTCCTGAAGAAGGTCGTCGGCTGGCCTGCCTCGAAGGTCCACATCACCAAGATCCCCGGCAACTGGTACGGCGTGGTCGAGACGCTGGCCAAGCAGATCGACGCGGAGCTGGACGAGGCCGACAAGGTCGCCCGCGCGCTGTACGACTCGCTGGGTCCGGCCTCGGTCGGCTCCGGCGGCGCCGGTGGGGACGCGTCGTCCCTGACGGGCAAGTACGGCGGATTCAACAGCAGTGAGCAGAAGTCCAACGCGGCGACGATCTACACCGTCGGCAAGCAGAAGGGCGGCTCGACCAGGGACTGCATCATCGCGATCATGACCGCGATGCAGGAGTCCGGGCTGAACAACCTGGACCACGGCGACCGGGACTCGGTCGGCCTGTTCCAGCAGCGGCCGAGCCAGGGCTGGGGCACCAGGGCCGAGATCATGACGCCCTCGTACGCGGCGGGCAAGTTCTTCGAGGCGCTCTTCAAGATCAAGGGCCGCAACTCGATGGAGCTGTGGGAGGTCTGCCAGGCCGTGCAGCGCTCGGGCCACCCGCGCGCGTACGAGAAGCACGAGAAGCCCGCCACGGCGATGGTGAAGGACCTGGAGAAGGGCGGCGGCTCGGAGGCGGAGGGCGCCAGCCTGGACTCCAAGCCGCAGGGCACGTCCAGCGGTCTGGCTTTTGCGCAGATGGGTGTGAATTTCTGCAAGAAGTACCCGAATATTCCGTATACGCAGAAGTATGGCGGCACGCAGATGGCCGTGCTGTCGAAGAACCCTCCGCCGGGGCTGGACTGCTCCTCGTTCGTGCAGTCCATGTACCTGCGGACCATGGGCAGCCTCTACAACGTGCCCCGGGTGGCGTCGGCCCAGTACGCGTTCTGCAAGCCGGTGTCGGTCGCCAAGGCCCTCAAGACGCCCGGCGCGCTCGTCTTCAAGGGCGGCTCGCCCGGCAGCATCCACCACGTCGAGGTGTCCCTGGGGGACGGCAAGAACACGGTGGGCGCGCACAGCTCGCGGGCCAACCCGCAGGTCGGTGTCGGCCCGGCGCTGCCCGCGAGCTACTGGGACTACGGCGGCTTCCTGCCACGCCTGGCGTACACCACCGGCGCGGGCAGCGTCATCTTCGAGGGCACCGACGGCACCGAGGGCGCTCTGCCGTCCGACATCCAGGTCGTCGAGCTGGTGACCGGCGCGGACGCGCCCGGCTACAACCCGAAGGACCCGTTCGACAAGATGTTCGGCGACAACGCCTGGCTGCCGATCTCGACGGCCGAGAACGACCCGAACTACGCGATGGCGCAGATGCTGGCCGGGCCGCGCGCGCTGCTGAACGACCAGCCGCTGCTGCCCTACCTCAAGAACCTCTTCAACAGCACCATGCGGAGCTTCTGCAGCGCGCCGAACGGGGACCTGATCGCCTGGTACCCGGACTACTACGGCATGTGGGGCGCCGCAGCCAAGATGGTCATCCAGCCGATCGAGGTGCAGGACTTCGAGGTGTCCTGGTCGGACGACTACATGGTCACGCACCAGTACGTCGTGACGAGCCCGCAGGGGTCGACGAACACCTTCGACCCGTCGACCGGCACCGCGCAGTCGATCACCCAGGACTACCTGGCGACGGCCGCGATCTTCACGACCGGCGTGGTGTCGATCGACTTCCCCGGGGTCTGGAAGGCGCTCTTCGGCATGGATATGACGGAGAAGCAGGCCAAGAAGTACGCCGACGACATCAAGAAGCGCTTCGGCGCCCGGCCGGACTACCAGCAGCTCCCGGGGCTCGTCGGCCCGAAGGCGGCCTTGTTCGCCGCGATCTTCCTCTTCATGCGGCAGTTCGCCTACCAGTACCAGGCGTCGGTGCCGCTGACGTTCATGCCCGAGCTGTACCCCGGCATGATCATCCAGATCCCCGAGTTCAACTTCCAGGCGTACGTCACGACCGTGACGCACAGCTTCAAGTTCGGCCCCGACGGCTATTTCAACACGTCCGTACAGATCGCGGCTCCGGCTCGCCTCACCGGCGACAAGAAGCTGCTCGGCCTCCCGATGGCAGGTGGAGCGTGA